One Brachybacterium aquaticum genomic region harbors:
- the coaE gene encoding dephospho-CoA kinase (Dephospho-CoA kinase (CoaE) performs the final step in coenzyme A biosynthesis.): MAPAPALHRIGLTGGIGSGKSTVAALWREEGMRVIDLDAHSRAVLDVPGDGVEEAIARFGEELRNAAGTIDRAAMARLVFADDAARADLERIVLSRVDEAVAREEAEAAAAGESLVVHDSPLLLEKGKEGDYRAVVAVLARREDRIARVMRDRGKDREYVESIMAAQVTDRERILRADRLVLNTGTREQLAARARHTLERLRADAP; this comes from the coding sequence ATGGCTCCCGCACCCGCCCTCCACCGCATCGGCCTCACCGGCGGCATCGGCTCCGGCAAGTCCACCGTCGCCGCGCTCTGGCGCGAGGAGGGGATGCGGGTCATCGACCTCGACGCCCACTCCCGCGCGGTGCTCGACGTGCCCGGGGACGGGGTCGAGGAGGCGATCGCCCGCTTCGGCGAGGAGCTGCGCAACGCCGCCGGCACCATCGACCGCGCCGCCATGGCCCGTCTCGTCTTCGCCGACGACGCCGCCCGCGCCGACCTCGAGCGCATCGTGCTCAGCCGTGTCGACGAGGCCGTCGCCCGCGAGGAGGCGGAGGCCGCGGCGGCGGGGGAGTCCCTCGTCGTCCACGACAGTCCGCTGCTGCTGGAGAAGGGCAAGGAGGGCGACTACCGCGCAGTCGTGGCGGTGCTCGCACGGCGCGAGGACCGGATCGCCCGCGTGATGCGCGATCGCGGCAAGGACCGCGAGTACGTCGAGTCGATCATGGCCGCGCAGGTCACCGATCGCGAGCGGATCCTGCGCGCGGACCGTCTGGTGCTGAACACCGGCACCCGCGAGCAGCTCGCCGCGCGTGCCCGTCACACCCTGGAGCGCCTGCGCGCGGATGCGCCCTGA
- a CDS encoding trimeric intracellular cation channel family protein: MDPLQLLVTNDLLRVLDLVGVFIMGVAAGAIAARLNFDVVGFAIIGITAGLGGGIVRDLILDFGVPAAFSSPWYLTCALAGSALSFLINAEGQWWRRLVTVLDIMAMGLWAATGTAKSLGYGLDALPAVLLGVASAVGGGVLRDVLVGRIPAIFGGGPLYATGSLLTAVLTWLVFALGLPAPTVLIAVAVGALLAGVAAWRRWSLPAHNEWQVTMSAAQLKRLVRRTRTAERERVAAETGAIPVVNLDNDDLAEDLITDDVDETAYVERVFHDGEETGPDGGHPQQGPLGAR; this comes from the coding sequence GTGGATCCGCTTCAGCTGCTCGTGACGAACGACCTCCTGCGCGTGCTCGACCTCGTGGGTGTTTTCATCATGGGTGTCGCGGCAGGGGCGATCGCGGCCCGCCTGAACTTCGACGTGGTGGGCTTCGCGATCATCGGGATCACCGCCGGTCTCGGCGGCGGCATCGTCCGCGACCTGATCCTCGACTTCGGCGTGCCGGCCGCGTTCTCCAGCCCCTGGTACCTCACCTGCGCCCTGGCCGGCTCCGCGCTCTCGTTCCTGATCAACGCCGAGGGCCAGTGGTGGCGTCGCCTGGTGACGGTGCTGGACATCATGGCGATGGGGCTGTGGGCCGCGACGGGCACCGCGAAGTCCCTCGGTTACGGCCTGGACGCCCTGCCGGCGGTGCTGCTGGGCGTGGCGAGCGCGGTGGGCGGCGGTGTGCTGCGCGATGTGCTCGTGGGGCGTATCCCCGCGATCTTCGGCGGCGGCCCGCTGTACGCGACCGGGTCGCTGCTCACCGCGGTGCTGACCTGGCTCGTCTTCGCTCTGGGCCTGCCCGCCCCGACGGTGCTGATCGCGGTCGCGGTCGGGGCGCTGCTGGCCGGGGTCGCCGCGTGGCGGCGCTGGAGCCTGCCCGCGCACAACGAGTGGCAGGTGACCATGTCCGCCGCGCAGCTGAAGCGCCTGGTTCGCCGCACCCGCACCGCCGAGCGCGAGCGGGTCGCCGCGGAGACCGGTGCGATCCCGGTGGTGAACCTGGACAACGACGACCTCGCCGAGGACCTGATCACGGACGACGTCGACGAGACGGCGTACGTCGAGCGGGTCTTCCACGACGGCGAGGAGACGGGGCCCGACGGCGGGCATCCCCAGCAGGGACCGCTCGGGGCGCGCTGA
- the aroD gene encoding type I 3-dehydroquinate dehydratase, with protein sequence MSDERRRTATVRGIELGRGRPEIIVPLVGEDLEPLLAQAESALASPARILEWRLDLFRPDLEDAGAHREAVLEALSPLRTALGADRALLVTFRTTAEGGSRPLSDRDLGALLEALITGRRAGTQSAVDLVDIETARDRSVVDSVIAAARRHGIAVVGSFHDFDGTPDEARLVELLRAQRARGADIPKIAVTPRSARDVLTLLSASLTVAEDRTGPHLAISMGSLGATSRVAAEAFGSAATFASVGEGSAPGQLAADEVARMLELLRP encoded by the coding sequence GTGAGCGACGAGCGGCGCCGCACCGCGACCGTGCGCGGGATCGAGCTGGGGCGCGGCCGGCCCGAGATCATCGTGCCGCTGGTGGGGGAGGACCTCGAGCCGCTCCTCGCCCAGGCGGAGTCGGCCCTCGCCTCCCCGGCGCGGATCCTCGAGTGGCGCCTGGACCTCTTCCGTCCGGACCTCGAGGACGCCGGGGCGCACCGGGAGGCGGTGCTCGAGGCGCTCTCGCCCCTGCGCACCGCCCTCGGCGCCGACCGGGCGCTGCTTGTCACCTTCCGCACCACCGCGGAGGGCGGGAGCCGGCCGCTCTCCGACCGGGACCTCGGCGCGCTGCTCGAGGCACTGATCACCGGTCGCCGCGCCGGCACCCAGTCCGCCGTGGACCTCGTGGACATCGAGACCGCCCGCGACCGGTCCGTCGTGGATTCCGTGATCGCCGCGGCCCGACGGCACGGCATCGCCGTGGTCGGGTCCTTCCACGACTTCGACGGCACCCCGGACGAGGCGCGGCTCGTGGAGCTCCTCCGCGCCCAGCGCGCTCGCGGCGCCGACATCCCCAAGATCGCCGTCACCCCGCGCAGCGCCCGCGACGTGCTCACCCTGCTCTCGGCGAGCCTCACCGTCGCCGAGGACCGCACCGGCCCGCACCTCGCGATCTCCATGGGATCGCTCGGCGCGACCAGCCGCGTCGCGGCCGAGGCCTTCGGCAGCGCCGCAACCTTCGCGAGCGTCGGCGAGGGCTCGGCGCCCGGCCAGCTCGCGGCCGACGAGGTCGCGCGGATGCTCGAGCTGCTGCGTCCCTGA
- the aroB gene encoding 3-dehydroquinate synthase produces MSTTTIPVTTPTGGYDVLVGRGLLADIPTLVPERARRVVLVHQPSLREVAEQVRAAIAETGRQAFAAEIPDGEEAKTAQVAGFLWGVCGQAEIGRQDLVIGLGGGAATDLAGFVAASWLRGIDVLQVPTTVAAMVDAAVGGKTGINTSEGKNLVGAFHPPIAVIADLDVLAGLGANDVAAGLAEAVKAGFIEDTAILDIVEKDPKAVLNVSTDAFREAIERAIRVKARVVSADLKESGEREILNYGHTLGHAIERNERYQWRHGAAVSVGMMFAAELSHLAGKLSEAEVDRHRDILVSLGLPTTYRDRQWPKLEDAMKRDKKTRAGLLRFVVLDRIGKVSRIEGPDPALLLSAYAAITED; encoded by the coding sequence ATGAGCACCACGACCATCCCCGTGACCACTCCGACCGGCGGCTACGACGTCCTCGTCGGCCGCGGTCTGCTCGCCGACATCCCGACCCTCGTGCCCGAGCGGGCCCGCCGCGTCGTCCTCGTGCACCAGCCGAGCCTGCGGGAGGTCGCCGAGCAGGTCCGCGCCGCGATCGCCGAGACCGGTCGGCAGGCCTTCGCCGCCGAGATCCCCGACGGCGAGGAGGCGAAGACCGCGCAGGTCGCCGGGTTCCTGTGGGGCGTGTGCGGGCAGGCCGAGATCGGTCGCCAGGACCTCGTGATCGGGCTCGGCGGCGGCGCCGCCACCGATCTCGCGGGTTTCGTCGCCGCGTCGTGGCTGCGCGGCATCGACGTGCTGCAGGTCCCGACCACGGTCGCCGCCATGGTCGATGCGGCAGTGGGCGGCAAGACCGGCATCAACACCTCCGAGGGCAAGAACCTCGTCGGCGCCTTCCATCCGCCGATCGCCGTGATCGCCGACCTCGACGTGCTCGCCGGGCTCGGCGCCAATGACGTCGCCGCGGGCCTCGCCGAGGCGGTCAAGGCCGGGTTCATCGAGGACACCGCCATCCTCGACATCGTCGAGAAGGACCCGAAGGCCGTGCTGAACGTCTCCACCGACGCCTTCCGCGAGGCGATCGAGCGCGCGATCCGGGTCAAGGCCCGCGTCGTCTCCGCGGACCTCAAGGAGTCCGGGGAGCGGGAGATCCTCAACTACGGCCACACCCTCGGCCACGCCATCGAGCGCAACGAGCGCTACCAGTGGCGCCACGGCGCCGCCGTGAGCGTGGGCATGATGTTCGCCGCCGAGCTCTCGCACCTGGCCGGCAAGCTCTCCGAGGCCGAGGTGGACCGCCACCGCGACATCCTCGTCTCCCTTGGACTGCCCACCACGTACCGCGACCGCCAATGGCCCAAGCTCGAGGACGCCATGAAGCGGGACAAGAAGACCCGCGCCGGCCTGCTGCGCTTCGTGGTCCTGGACCGCATCGGCAAGGTCTCCCGCATCGAGGGGCCGGACCCGGCGCTGCTGCTGTCCGCCTACGCGGCGATCACCGAGGACTGA
- a CDS encoding shikimate kinase translates to MTDPRPADPSAARPAGPLAILIGPMAAGKTSVGKALAARLGVAFADLDALIVRAEGRSIREIFAADGEKTFRALEADALARALDEHGGILSLGGGAPLTPASAERLRGRPVVLLEIDERIVAQRLGTGADRPMLAGEDPLTRWRAVTSQRMEAYRDLAPYRIDAGQGSPALVARAIARILQLDTPSRVPEETE, encoded by the coding sequence GTGACCGACCCGCGCCCCGCCGACCCGTCGGCCGCGCGCCCGGCGGGCCCGCTGGCGATCCTGATCGGCCCCATGGCCGCAGGGAAGACCAGCGTCGGCAAGGCCCTCGCCGCCCGGCTCGGGGTCGCCTTCGCGGACCTCGATGCCCTGATCGTCCGGGCCGAGGGACGCTCCATCCGCGAGATCTTCGCGGCCGACGGGGAGAAGACCTTCCGCGCCCTGGAGGCGGACGCCCTCGCCCGTGCCTTGGACGAGCACGGCGGGATCCTGTCCCTCGGCGGGGGTGCGCCGCTGACCCCCGCCTCGGCCGAGCGCCTGCGCGGCCGTCCTGTCGTGCTGCTCGAGATCGACGAGCGCATCGTCGCCCAGCGCCTCGGCACCGGTGCGGACCGGCCGATGCTCGCCGGGGAGGACCCCCTGACCCGCTGGCGGGCCGTCACCTCGCAGCGCATGGAGGCCTATCGCGACCTCGCGCCCTATCGCATCGACGCGGGCCAGGGCAGCCCCGCCCTCGTCGCCCGCGCCATCGCCCGCATCCTGCAGCTCGACACGCCCTCACGGGTACCGGAGGAGACCGAATGA
- the aroC gene encoding chorismate synthase, whose translation MLRWLTAGESHGPSLISLLDGVPAGIELTSDDLKDALARRRLGHGRGSRQKFEQDVLTVHGGLRHGLTLGSPLAIEIANSEWPKWEKVMSADPVPREDLLVDAGTGDEREIARNRPLSRPRPGHADLSGMLKYGFDEARPILERASARETAARVVAGRVAAALLEQAAGIRLVSHTLSVGPVRVPEGAALPTPDDVERLDADPLRCFHEETSAAMVAEVDAAKADGDTLGGVVEVLAYGVPVGLGSHTQWDRRLDGRLAQAIMSIQAMKGVEIGDGFDTAARRGSAAHDEILAVGSEGHEGEESFPRVSNRAGGLEGGMSNGQVIRVRGALKPISTVPRALRTVDVSTGAQATANHQRSDTCAVAPAAVIAEAVVALTLADALLEKAGGDSVAEIRAHLEGTKDLQAALTDRRPDSAS comes from the coding sequence ATGCTGCGCTGGCTCACGGCCGGGGAATCCCACGGCCCCTCCCTCATCTCCCTGCTCGACGGCGTCCCCGCCGGGATCGAGCTGACCAGTGACGATCTCAAGGACGCGCTCGCCCGGCGCCGCCTCGGCCACGGCCGCGGCAGCCGCCAGAAGTTCGAGCAGGACGTCCTGACCGTCCACGGCGGTCTCCGCCACGGCCTCACCCTCGGCTCCCCGCTCGCGATCGAGATCGCGAACTCCGAGTGGCCCAAGTGGGAGAAGGTCATGAGCGCCGACCCGGTCCCGCGCGAGGACCTGCTGGTCGACGCCGGCACCGGCGACGAGCGCGAGATCGCCCGCAACCGCCCCCTGTCCCGTCCCCGCCCCGGCCACGCCGACCTCTCGGGGATGCTGAAGTACGGCTTCGACGAGGCCCGCCCGATCCTCGAGCGCGCGAGCGCCCGGGAGACCGCCGCCCGCGTGGTCGCCGGTCGCGTCGCTGCGGCGCTGCTCGAGCAGGCCGCCGGGATCCGCCTGGTCTCCCACACCCTGTCCGTCGGACCCGTGCGCGTCCCCGAGGGCGCGGCGCTGCCCACCCCGGACGATGTCGAGCGCCTGGACGCCGACCCGCTGCGCTGCTTCCACGAGGAGACCTCCGCGGCGATGGTTGCCGAGGTCGACGCCGCCAAGGCCGACGGCGACACCCTCGGCGGCGTCGTCGAGGTCCTCGCCTACGGCGTCCCTGTGGGACTCGGCTCCCACACCCAGTGGGACCGCCGCCTCGACGGCCGACTCGCCCAGGCCATCATGTCCATCCAGGCGATGAAGGGCGTCGAGATCGGCGACGGCTTCGACACCGCCGCCCGTCGCGGCTCCGCCGCCCACGACGAGATCCTCGCCGTCGGCAGCGAGGGCCACGAGGGCGAGGAGTCCTTCCCGCGCGTCAGCAACCGTGCCGGCGGCCTCGAGGGCGGCATGAGCAACGGCCAGGTCATCCGCGTGCGCGGCGCCCTGAAGCCGATCTCCACCGTCCCGCGCGCCCTGCGCACCGTGGACGTGTCCACCGGCGCCCAGGCCACCGCCAACCACCAGCGCTCGGACACCTGCGCCGTTGCCCCGGCCGCCGTGATCGCCGAGGCCGTGGTCGCGCTGACCCTCGCCGACGCGTTGCTGGAGAAGGCCGGCGGCGACTCGGTCGCCGAGATCCGCGCCCACCTCGAGGGGACGAAGGACCTGCAGGCGGCGCTGACCGACCGCCGCCCGGACAGCGCCTCGTGA
- a CDS encoding HAD-IIA family hydrolase, producing MTTVLEDSPIHTWLTDMDGVLVHENTALPGAAEFIAALQQFGRPFLVLTNNSIFTPRDLRARLSRSGIELPEAAIWTSALATARFLAEQQPGSAAYVIGEAGLTSAMHDEGFILADTDVEFVVLGETRTYSFEAITRAIRLIRDGAKFIATNPDVTGPSAEGPLPATGAVAAMITAATGIQPYYVGKPNPLMMRTALNRIGAHSETSVMIGDRMDTDVKSGLEAGMRSVLVLTGSTRASEIAQYPYRPTAVLDGIADVVPLVERLTPHEAEELDED from the coding sequence ATGACGACCGTGCTCGAGGACTCCCCGATCCACACGTGGCTGACCGACATGGACGGAGTGCTCGTCCACGAGAACACCGCCCTGCCCGGCGCCGCCGAGTTCATCGCCGCGCTGCAGCAGTTCGGCCGCCCCTTCCTGGTGCTCACCAACAACTCGATCTTCACACCGCGCGATCTGCGGGCGCGCCTGTCCCGCAGCGGCATCGAGCTGCCGGAGGCGGCGATCTGGACCAGCGCGCTTGCGACCGCCCGCTTCCTCGCCGAGCAGCAGCCGGGCTCGGCCGCCTATGTGATCGGCGAGGCCGGTCTCACCAGCGCCATGCACGACGAGGGCTTCATCCTCGCCGACACCGATGTCGAGTTCGTGGTGCTGGGGGAGACCCGCACCTATTCCTTCGAGGCGATCACCCGCGCGATCCGCCTGATCCGGGACGGCGCGAAGTTCATCGCCACCAACCCCGACGTCACTGGGCCGAGCGCCGAGGGTCCGCTGCCGGCCACCGGGGCGGTCGCCGCGATGATCACCGCCGCCACCGGCATCCAGCCCTACTACGTCGGCAAGCCGAACCCGCTGATGATGCGCACGGCCCTGAACCGCATCGGCGCCCACTCCGAGACCTCGGTGATGATCGGGGACCGCATGGACACCGACGTGAAGTCCGGGCTCGAGGCGGGCATGCGCTCCGTGCTCGTCCTCACGGGCTCCACCCGCGCCTCCGAGATCGCCCAGTACCCCTACCGGCCCACCGCCGTGCTCGACGGCATCGCCGATGTGGTGCCGCTGGTCGAGCGGCTCACCCCGCACGAGGCCGAGGAGCTCGACGAGGACTGA